The following are encoded in a window of Parambassis ranga chromosome 15, fParRan2.1, whole genome shotgun sequence genomic DNA:
- the LOC114447683 gene encoding glutamate dehydrogenase 1, mitochondrial-like, translating to MYRYLGELLTRAAGSVLVPGSSAAAAAADSALPATVSLLRYRGYSQAVDRDDDPNFFTMVEGFFDKGAVIVEDKLVEDLKTRETPEQKRKRVRGILRIIKPCNHVLSVSFPIKRDSGEWEVIEGYRAQHSQHRTPCKGGIRYSTDVSVDEVKALASLMTYKCAVVDVPFGGAKAGVKINPKNYSDTELEKITRRFTIELAKKGFIGPGIDVPAPDMSTGEREMSWIADTFANTMGHYDINAHACVTGKPISQGGIHGRISATGRGVFHGIENFINEAAYMSMLGLCPGFQDKTFVIQGFGNVGLHSMRYLHRYGAKCVGVGEVDGSIWNPNGIDPKELEDYKLANGTIVGFPNATPYEGNILEADCDILIPAASEKQLTKSNARKIKAKIVAEGANGPTTPEADRIFLERNIMVIPSLERKFGKHGGSIPIVPTSEFQARIAGASEKDIVHSGLAFTMERSARQIMRTANKYNLGLDLRTAAYVNAIEKVFKVYSEAGLILT from the exons ATGTACCGGTATCTCGGAGAGCTACTTACCCGGGCAGCGGGCAGCGTCCTGGTCCCGGGCtcctccgccgccgccgccgccgctgatTCGGCTCTTCCGGCGACCGTGTCCCTGCTGCGGTACCGGGGCTACAGCCAGGCCGTGGACCGGGACGACGACCCGAACTTTTTCACCATGGTGGAGGGCTTCTTCGACAAGGGCGCCGTTATTGTGGAGGACAAGCTGGTGGAGGACCTGAAGACCCGGGAGACCCCCGAGCAGAAGAGGAAGCGCGTCCGCGGGATCCTGCGGATCATCAAGCCGTGTAACCACGTCCTGAGCGTCAGCTTCCCCATCAAGAGGGACAGCGGAGAGTGGGAGGTGATAGAGGGCTACCGGGCCCAGCACAGCCAGCACCGGACACCCTGCAAGGGAG GTATCCGTTACAGCACAGATGTGTCTGTAGATGAGGTCAAGGCGCTGGCGTCGCTGATGACGTACAAATGTGCTGTCGTCG aTGTGCCGTTCGGAGGAGCCAAAGCTGGAGTGAAGATCAACCCAAAGAATTACTCG gacaCGGAGCTGGAGAAGATCACCAGGAGGTTCACCATCGAGCTCGCCAAGAAGGGCTTCATCG GGCCCGGTATTGATGTTCCAGCTCCGGACATGAGCACCGGGGAGCGGGAGATGTCGTGGATCGCCGACACATTCGCCAACACCATGGGTCACTAC GACATCAACGCTCACGCCTGCGTCACCGGGAAGCCCATCAGTCAGGGAGGGATCCACGGCCGGATCTCTGCCACAGGCCGAGGAGTGTTCCACGGCATCGAGAACTTCATCAACGAGGCGGCGTACATGAGCATGCTGGGACTGTGCCCTGGCTTCCAGGACAAGACCTTCGTCATCCAG ggtTTCGGTAACGTCGGCCTTCACTCCATGCGTTATCTGCATCGTTACGGAGCAAAGTGTGTCGGAGTCGGGGAAGTGGACGGGAGCATCTGGAACCCCAACGGCATCGACCCCAAAGAGCTGGAGGACTACAAACTG GCCAACGGCACCATCGTGGGTTTCCCCAACGCCACGCCGTACGAAGGGAACATCCTGGAGGCCGACTGCGACATCCTGATCCCCGCCGCCAGCGAGAAGCAGCTGACCAAGAGCAACGCACGCAAGAtcaaggccaag ATTGTTGCAGAGGGCGCTAACGGGCCCACCACACCTGAAGCTGACCGCATCTTCCTGGAGAGAAACATCATGGTGATCCCG AGTCTGGAGAGGAAGTTTGGGAAGCATGGCGGCTCCATCCCCATCGTCCCCACCTCTGAGTTCCAGGCTCGGATCGCT GGAGCCTCTGAGAAGGACATCGTCCATTCAGGACTCGCCTTCACCATGGAGCGCTCTGCccgg CAAATCATGCGAACAGCCAACAAGTATAACCTCGGCTTGGACCTGCGGACGGCGGCGTACGTCAACGCCATCGAGAAGGTGTTCAAGGTTTACAGCGAGGCCGGCCTCATCCTCACATAG
- the LOC114446902 gene encoding shieldin complex subunit 2-like produces MCDRPKIHVFLGAPPPLVHEAKEETQDWKQLELTWRDGQLRPAGEKPGSQVSSCMEDAGTDHSGTRQDDPTHTDGTTDTLGQEGPAGRFSSNKDGSSDSDQCSTSVHQYLDCCFPAAQPGPEPEPGPDLQPSAVAPALSSQTHYLTTWTLSQSLILRARRSSQSAASPSKNTHTPPSGSSSTPELFSPLTPSPAASAELFSHSFPKPLAEEGGIVLKATADGVLCSQESTAHDSPLSSPINSPSSKRARVSEESAAPKSSTSTKPQSLTTPLSLCIKPGERHSVLVAVVHPCHLKEVKVKSGPSAGTFVPLASIVVTDQSDVEMKVVLWRRAAFWVLTVNPGDVLLITGLQVEQDRWRGETVLQSTFNSKLLNLGQISTSTSLPVTQQVDARSLSSLCGFLRERRPLLVSLPHRPPQDLSRLPYILLRSLKVNTLVHALLRVTHTLISSEWRSEAESRSRSAVLQKAALTVEQPGGQQGVLQLWGAAVDWLPNFNKNRGAVWDFRVLLVRDSLTSDLPELHSTPWSSVRAVDPSDRRLQDFQLMVRPLRGSSGPLELDVDTLLSQRHCGEVELRVQLLSFCFQHAPPSQNSPQLVLDSSTPLEGIMAALSGDITYTGCGRCSAELDTDANGIYSPCYPCLPHTAVRCYYRPGVLTVSGRGCRQACVQVPPVPLQKILHAPPDRLHRSSAPGSQVKHSQVAAERIQTLLSLPRKTFIVTVRSHFLCDENSVPIEQELTLLDLQSPG; encoded by the exons atgtgtgacCGACCAAAGATCCACGTCTTCCTGGGGGCTCCTCCACCCTTGGTGCACGAAGCAAAGGAGGAGACGCAGGACTGGAAGCAGCTGGAACTGACCTGGAGGGACGGACAGCTCAGGCCTGCAGGAG AAAAGCCTGGAAGTCAGGTGAGCTCGTGCATGGAGGACGCAGGGACTGATCACTCCGGGACCAGACAGGACGATCCAACCCACACTGACGGAACCACTGACACACTCGGACAGGAAGGACCAGCCGGAAGATTCAGCTCTAATAAAGACGGGAGCTCAGACTCAGATCAGTGTTCCACTTCAGTCCATCAGTATCTGGACTGCTGTTTCCCTGCAGCACAGCCAGGACCAGAACCTGAACCCGGCCCAGACCTCCAGCCCTCTGCAGTCGCCCCCGCTCTGTCCTCCCAAACTCATTACCTCACCACCTGGACTCTGAGTCAGTCTCTGATCCTGAGGGCCAGGCGCAGCAGCCAGTCAGCAGCCAGCCCGTCCAAAAACACCCACACGCCTCCATCCGGCTCCTCCAGCACCCCCGAGCTCTTCAGTCCTCTGACCCCGtcacctgcagcctctgctgagctTTTTAGCCACTCTTTCCCCAAGCCGTTGGCCGAGGAGGGCGGGATTGTCCTCAAGGCCACTGCGGACGGCGTCCTCTGTTCTCAGGAGTCCACTGCCCATGACTCCCCCTTATCCTCCCCCATTAACTCCCCTAGCAGCAAGAGAGCTCGAGTATCTGAGGAGTCAGCAGCTCCCAAAAGCTCCACGTCCACCAAGCCCCAAAGTCTCACCACGCCTCTGTCGCTGTGCATCAAACCAGGGGAGCGGCACTCTGTCCTGGTGGCGGTGGTTCATCCGTGTCACCTCAAGGAGGTCAAG gtgAAGTCGGGGCCGTCGGCGGGGACCTTCGTTCCACTGGCGTCCATCGTGGTGACGGACCAATCAGATGTTGAGATGAAGGTGGTGCTGTGGCGGCGGGCGGCCTTCTGGGTGCTGACAGTTAACCCCGGAGACGTCCTGCTCATCACAg gcctgcaggtggagcaggaCAGGTGGAGAGGGGAGACGGTGCTGCAGTCCACCTTCAACAGCAAACTGCTCAACCTGGGACagatctccacctccacctcactgCCAG tcACCCAGCAGGTTGATGCTCGCTCGCTCAGCTCTCTGTGTGGCTTTCTTCGAGAGCGGCGCCCTCTACTGGTTTCACTGCCTCACCGCCCTCCTCAGGACCTGAGCCGCCTACCCTACATCCTCCTGAGGTCACTGAAGGTCAACACGCTGGTTCACGCCCTGCTgcgcgtcacacacacactcatcagctCAG agtggcGAAGTGAGGCGGAGTCTCGCAGCAGGTCGGCGGTTCTGCAGAAGGCCGCCCTGACTGTTGAGCAGCCTGGTGGCCAGCAGGGGGTGCTGCAGCTGTGGGGGGCAGCTGTGGACTGGCTGCCCAACTTCAACAAAAACAGAG GGGCTGTCTGGGACTTCCGTGTCCTCCTGGTGAGGGattctctgacctctgacctcccggAGCTGCACTCCACCCCATGGAGCTCCGTGCGGGCTGTGGACCCATCAGACCGCCGGCTGCAGGACTTCCAGCTGATGGTGCGCCCCCTGAGAGGAAGCAGCGGTCCCCTGGAGCTGGATGTGGACACGCTGCTGTCACAGAGACACTGCG GTGAGGTGGAGCTCAGAGTCCAGCTGCTCTCCTTTTGTTTCCAGCATGCTCCGCCCTCCCAGAATTCCCCTCAGCTGGTCCTGGACAGCTCCACGCCGCTGGAAGGCATCATGGCGGCGCTGAGCGGTGACATCACCTACACTGGCTGCGGTCGCTGCTCTGCTGAACTCGACACTGACGCCAACGGCATCTACAGCCCGTGTTACCCCTGCCTGCCCCACACCGCCGTGCGCTGCTACTACAG gccCGGCGTGCTGACAGTGAGTGGGCGGGGCTGCAGACAGGCGTGTGTTCAGgttcctcctgttcctctgcaGAAGATCCTCCACGCTCCGCCCGACAGACTCCACCGCAGCTCAG CTCCGGGCTCGCAGGTGAAGCACAGCCaggtggcagcagagaggatccagaccctcctctccctccccaggAAGACCTTCATCGTCACCGTCCGCAGCCACTTCCTGTGTGACGAGAACAGTGTCCCCATCGAGCAGGAGCTCACGCTGCTGGACCTTCAGTCCCCCGGCTGA